One window of the Microbulbifer sp. Q7 genome contains the following:
- a CDS encoding 16S rRNA (uracil(1498)-N(3))-methyltransferase has translation MRIPRIFSAEPLAGKSEVQLDEAASRHLVKVLRLGPGRPLVLFDGAGGEYQAEILEAGKKARVTLGDYTAEDRQSPLAITLAIGISRGDRFDWVIQKATELGVQAFQPLFTERCEVKLTGDRLQKKLGQWQQIAISACEQSARNRVPQVLPPVKLPQFLDAAEQDLDGGGTLKLVLHHRTEETLGNLEQHYGRPQAAVLLVGPEGGLSAEEIALALGRGFHALRLGPRVLRTETAPVAALSVLQFQWGDF, from the coding sequence TTGCGTATTCCCCGAATCTTTTCCGCCGAGCCTCTGGCGGGTAAATCCGAAGTTCAACTGGACGAGGCCGCGTCGCGCCATCTGGTCAAGGTATTGCGCCTTGGCCCCGGTCGGCCGCTGGTGCTGTTTGATGGCGCGGGCGGCGAGTACCAGGCGGAAATACTGGAGGCAGGCAAAAAGGCGCGAGTAACGCTTGGCGACTACACGGCGGAGGATCGCCAGTCGCCCCTGGCCATCACCCTCGCCATTGGTATTTCCCGCGGTGATCGCTTCGACTGGGTCATCCAGAAGGCCACCGAACTGGGAGTGCAGGCGTTCCAGCCCCTGTTTACCGAACGCTGCGAGGTGAAGCTCACCGGTGACCGGTTGCAGAAAAAACTCGGCCAGTGGCAACAGATCGCCATCAGCGCCTGCGAGCAGAGTGCCCGCAACCGGGTGCCGCAGGTGTTGCCGCCAGTGAAACTGCCGCAGTTTCTCGATGCCGCGGAACAAGACCTCGACGGTGGTGGTACCCTGAAGCTGGTATTGCACCACCGCACCGAGGAAACACTGGGGAACCTGGAACAGCACTATGGCCGTCCGCAGGCGGCGGTGTTGCTGGTGGGCCCCGAGGGTGGCCTTTCGGCGGAAGAGATTGCGCTGGCACTCGGGCGCGGCTTTCACGCGCTGCGGTTGGGGCCGCGGGTTTTGCGCACGGAAACGGCACCGGTGGCCGCGTTGTCGGTACTGCAATTTCAATGGGGTGATTTTTAA